The following proteins are co-located in the Synechococcus sp. PROS-U-1 genome:
- the nusA gene encoding transcription termination factor NusA, protein MALVLLPGLSNLIDDISEEKKLPPQVVEAALREALLKGYERYRRTLYLGISEDPFDEEYFSNFDVGLDLEEEGYRVLASKIIVDEVESEDHQIAIAEVMQVADDAQVGDTVVLDVTPEKEDFGRMAAATTKQVLAQKLRDQQRRMIQEEFADLEDPVLTARVIRFERQSVIMAVSSGLGRPEVEAELPRRDQLPNDNYRANATFKVFLKEVSEVPRRGPQLFVSRSNAGLVVYLFENEVPEIQEGSVRIVAVAREANPPSRSVGPRTKVAVDSIEREVDPVGACIGARGSRIQQVVNELRGEKIDVIRWSHDPGQYIANSLSPARVEMVRLVDPVGQHAHVLVPPDQLSLAIGREGQNVRLAARLTGWKIDIKNSTEYDQAAEDAVVAELISQREEEEALQQQAEERLAAEQAARAEEDARLRELYPLPEDEEEYGEEQPGQEFADEQPAEFEEAELEGEAGTEAEPEAEAEPEAEAEPDDTDAAVDADPDQEQVR, encoded by the coding sequence ATGGCTCTCGTCCTTCTTCCCGGTCTCAGCAACCTGATCGATGACATCAGTGAAGAGAAGAAGCTGCCACCTCAGGTGGTGGAAGCGGCCCTGCGCGAGGCCTTGCTGAAGGGCTACGAGCGCTACCGGCGCACCCTGTACCTCGGGATCAGTGAAGACCCCTTTGATGAGGAGTACTTCAGCAATTTCGACGTCGGCCTCGACCTAGAGGAAGAGGGCTACCGAGTTCTCGCCAGCAAGATCATTGTTGATGAGGTGGAGAGCGAAGACCACCAGATCGCCATCGCCGAGGTGATGCAAGTGGCCGATGACGCCCAGGTGGGCGACACGGTGGTGCTGGATGTCACCCCAGAGAAAGAGGATTTCGGCCGCATGGCCGCCGCCACCACCAAACAGGTGCTGGCCCAGAAGCTGCGGGATCAGCAGCGCCGCATGATCCAGGAGGAATTCGCTGATCTGGAGGATCCGGTGCTGACGGCCCGAGTGATCCGCTTCGAGCGCCAGTCCGTGATCATGGCGGTCAGCTCAGGCCTGGGACGCCCGGAAGTCGAAGCGGAACTTCCCCGGCGCGACCAGCTGCCCAACGACAACTATCGCGCCAACGCCACCTTCAAGGTCTTCCTCAAAGAGGTAAGCGAAGTTCCCCGGCGGGGACCCCAGCTGTTCGTCAGCAGATCCAATGCCGGTTTGGTGGTTTACCTGTTCGAGAACGAAGTTCCCGAAATTCAGGAAGGATCGGTTCGGATCGTGGCCGTGGCACGCGAAGCGAATCCTCCCTCCCGTTCCGTGGGACCCCGCACCAAGGTGGCCGTCGACAGCATCGAGCGTGAAGTCGATCCCGTCGGCGCCTGCATTGGCGCCCGCGGTTCCCGGATTCAGCAGGTGGTGAATGAACTGCGCGGAGAAAAAATCGACGTCATCCGCTGGTCTCACGATCCGGGCCAGTACATCGCCAATTCCCTCAGCCCCGCTCGGGTGGAAATGGTGCGCCTCGTTGATCCCGTTGGCCAGCATGCCCACGTGCTGGTTCCCCCCGATCAGCTGAGCTTGGCCATCGGCCGTGAAGGCCAAAATGTGCGTCTTGCCGCACGACTCACCGGCTGGAAGATCGACATCAAGAACTCCACCGAGTACGACCAGGCCGCTGAGGACGCCGTCGTAGCCGAGTTGATCTCCCAACGGGAAGAAGAGGAAGCCCTGCAACAGCAAGCCGAGGAACGCCTGGCCGCGGAACAGGCTGCTCGGGCCGAAGAGGATGCACGCCTGCGGGAGCTTTACCCGCTGCCGGAAGACGAAGAGGAGTACGGCGAGGAGCAGCCGGGGCAGGAGTTCGCGGACGAGCAGCCCGCTGAGTTTGAGGAAGCTGAGCTAGAGGGTGAAGCCGGCACAGAAGCAGAACCGGAAGCAGAAGCAGAACCGGAAGCAGAAGCAGAACCAGACGACACCGACGCAGCGGTTGATGCCGATCCAGACCAGGAGCAGGTCCGGTGA
- a CDS encoding YlxR family protein, translating to MSERPVLRRCVACRQLLDRRQLWRVIRDHQDGVLLDAGMGRSAYLCPEENCLEEATRRKRLQKALRCQVPETVLAVLKQRLNQTNGESAEAD from the coding sequence GTGAGTGAGCGACCCGTCCTGCGTCGCTGCGTGGCCTGCCGCCAGCTCTTGGATCGCCGCCAGCTCTGGAGGGTGATCCGCGACCATCAGGACGGAGTTCTCCTCGATGCAGGGATGGGCCGATCGGCCTATCTCTGTCCCGAGGAAAACTGCCTTGAGGAGGCAACCCGCCGCAAACGCCTGCAGAAAGCCCTGCGTTGTCAGGTGCCGGAAACAGTGCTCGCGGTGTTGAAACAGCGGCTTAATCAGACCAATGGTGAATCCGCTGAGGCAGACTGA
- the infB gene encoding translation initiation factor IF-2, with the protein MTSSGKVRIYELSKDLGLENKDVLDAAEKLSIAAKSHSSSISDAEAGKIRSLLSKGGNGAKPTATAPAKPTAGKAILSVKKAAPAAPSQPTPAVSKPVVAKPVAAKPQVAAKPQVAAKPQAAPRPPAAATPKPVISKPTPAPATSSAPPARPSTPQKPPAAPARPTASKPVPRPAASPAPRAASKPQPVSKPPVGKPELVSKPKAAAKPTAPIPRPTASRPTPRPAGAGSPARPTPGQGQPKPQIIRAGAPTRPGAPARAGAPAKPGAAPSRPTPKPELVGKPVPRRPAGTGVPQRQGSPSRPGAPARQSRPGMPQRSGNTLELVGKPIRRDGSTAGSGRPGAPTRPGAPGRPGMPAGMRKPVAPGELMQLQKPVGRPTAPAPRRPDAPAKTGAGTATPPVARPTAPSAPRRPSFRPGGPGGQRRPGRPDWDDSAKLEALRSRSPQKQRQKVHIIGENDDSLAAQTGGFAGEQENMVLSASLARPAKPKSQQRTAPKPVAAIRKRKKETARQRQRRRAMELRAAREAKQVRPEMIVVPEDNLTVQELADMLSVESSEIIKSLFFKGIIATVTQTLDMPTIEAVADEFGVPVLQDDVEEAAKKTVEMIEETDKAHLIRRPPVVTVMGHVDHGKTSLLDAIRQARVAAGEAGGITQHIGAYQVEVEHNNEPRKLTFLDTPGHEAFTAMRARGTKVTDVAVLVVAADDGVRPQTLEAISHARAAEVPIVVAINKIDKEGSSPERVKQELSEQNLLAEDWGGDVVMVPVSAIKGENIDKLLEMLLLVTEVEDLQANPDRLARGTVIEAHLDKAKGPVATLLVQNGTLKTGDVVAAGPVLGKVRAMVDDNRQRLKAAGPSFAVEALGFSEVPTAGDEFEVYPDEKSARAVVGDRASDARATRLAQQMASRRVSLTAMSGQANDGELKELNLILKADVQGSVEAILGSLEQLPKDEVQVRVLLSAPGEVTETDVDLAAASGAVIVGFNTSMASGAKKAADATGVDVRDYDVIYKLLEDIQMAMEGLLEPELVEEALGEAEVRAVFTIGKSAVAGCYVTTGKLHRNCRVRVHRGKQVVYEGDLDSLRRNKDDVKEVATGFECGVGTDRFANWEEGDRIEAFKMVTQRRKLTT; encoded by the coding sequence ATGACCAGCAGCGGCAAAGTCAGAATTTACGAGCTGTCCAAGGACCTCGGCCTTGAGAACAAGGACGTGCTGGACGCGGCTGAAAAGCTCTCAATCGCTGCGAAGAGCCACAGCAGCTCGATCAGTGACGCTGAAGCCGGCAAGATCCGTTCGCTGCTTAGCAAGGGCGGGAATGGGGCCAAGCCCACTGCGACGGCTCCTGCCAAGCCCACTGCGGGTAAAGCCATCCTGTCGGTGAAAAAAGCAGCTCCTGCCGCACCGAGCCAACCCACTCCGGCCGTCAGTAAGCCTGTCGTGGCGAAGCCGGTGGCAGCCAAGCCCCAGGTAGCAGCCAAGCCCCAGGTGGCCGCCAAGCCGCAAGCGGCCCCGAGGCCACCGGCAGCAGCAACACCGAAACCGGTGATCAGCAAGCCCACGCCGGCTCCCGCGACATCGTCGGCACCCCCAGCACGACCCTCCACCCCGCAAAAGCCGCCTGCAGCGCCAGCGCGACCCACGGCTTCGAAACCCGTGCCGCGGCCTGCCGCATCACCCGCACCGCGAGCAGCGTCCAAGCCACAGCCCGTCAGCAAGCCACCAGTGGGCAAGCCGGAACTGGTGAGCAAACCCAAGGCTGCCGCCAAACCAACGGCACCAATACCGCGACCCACAGCGTCTCGGCCGACGCCTCGCCCCGCAGGGGCTGGAAGTCCAGCTCGCCCCACCCCTGGACAGGGCCAGCCCAAACCACAGATCATCCGCGCTGGAGCCCCGACACGGCCCGGTGCTCCGGCCCGTGCAGGTGCCCCCGCAAAACCAGGCGCAGCACCGTCACGGCCAACACCTAAGCCCGAACTCGTCGGCAAACCGGTGCCGCGCCGCCCCGCCGGCACCGGCGTGCCCCAACGCCAGGGAAGCCCGAGCCGCCCTGGCGCACCAGCGCGACAGAGTCGCCCCGGGATGCCTCAACGCTCCGGCAACACACTGGAGCTGGTCGGAAAGCCGATTCGTCGCGATGGCAGCACGGCCGGCAGTGGACGCCCTGGCGCACCCACCCGTCCGGGAGCTCCTGGACGTCCGGGAATGCCAGCTGGGATGCGCAAACCGGTGGCTCCCGGTGAGCTCATGCAGCTGCAGAAGCCGGTTGGCCGACCCACGGCACCGGCCCCGCGCCGACCCGATGCACCTGCCAAAACCGGTGCAGGCACTGCCACACCACCCGTGGCACGTCCGACCGCTCCATCGGCCCCCCGTCGACCCAGCTTCCGTCCTGGCGGACCCGGTGGCCAGCGGCGACCTGGCCGGCCGGATTGGGATGACAGCGCCAAGCTGGAGGCCCTGCGTAGCCGCTCGCCGCAGAAGCAGCGCCAGAAGGTGCACATCATCGGCGAAAACGATGATTCGTTGGCGGCACAAACCGGCGGCTTCGCCGGCGAACAGGAGAACATGGTTCTCTCGGCGAGCTTGGCTCGTCCCGCTAAGCCGAAATCACAGCAGCGCACGGCACCGAAACCGGTTGCTGCGATACGCAAGCGCAAGAAGGAAACCGCCCGTCAGCGTCAGCGCCGGCGTGCCATGGAGCTGCGAGCAGCCCGGGAAGCCAAACAGGTGCGTCCCGAAATGATCGTGGTGCCGGAGGACAACCTCACGGTGCAGGAACTGGCGGACATGCTGAGCGTCGAAAGCTCGGAGATCATCAAATCCCTGTTCTTCAAGGGGATCATCGCCACGGTCACCCAGACCCTGGACATGCCGACGATCGAAGCCGTCGCCGACGAATTTGGTGTGCCAGTCCTCCAGGACGACGTGGAGGAGGCGGCGAAGAAGACCGTCGAAATGATCGAGGAAACCGACAAGGCTCACCTGATCCGACGTCCTCCCGTGGTCACCGTCATGGGCCACGTCGACCACGGCAAAACCAGCCTGCTGGATGCCATCCGCCAGGCCCGCGTCGCTGCGGGAGAGGCCGGAGGCATTACCCAGCACATCGGTGCTTATCAGGTTGAGGTCGAGCACAACAACGAGCCACGCAAACTCACCTTCCTGGACACCCCAGGCCACGAAGCGTTCACCGCGATGCGGGCTCGCGGCACCAAGGTGACCGACGTGGCTGTGCTGGTGGTAGCCGCTGATGACGGCGTCCGCCCTCAGACCCTGGAAGCCATCAGCCATGCCAGGGCGGCTGAAGTGCCGATCGTGGTGGCGATCAACAAGATCGACAAAGAAGGTTCATCGCCCGAGCGGGTAAAGCAGGAGCTGTCCGAGCAAAACCTGCTGGCGGAAGACTGGGGTGGCGATGTGGTGATGGTTCCGGTGAGTGCCATCAAAGGCGAGAACATCGACAAGCTCCTGGAGATGCTTCTGCTGGTCACCGAAGTGGAAGACCTGCAAGCCAACCCGGATCGCCTGGCCCGCGGCACCGTGATCGAGGCACACCTCGACAAGGCCAAAGGCCCCGTCGCCACGCTCCTGGTGCAAAACGGCACCCTCAAGACTGGCGACGTGGTCGCCGCTGGTCCGGTGCTGGGCAAGGTGCGAGCCATGGTGGACGACAACCGTCAACGGCTCAAGGCTGCTGGTCCATCCTTTGCCGTGGAAGCGCTGGGCTTCAGCGAGGTCCCAACTGCTGGTGATGAGTTTGAGGTGTATCCCGATGAGAAGTCAGCCCGGGCTGTTGTGGGCGATCGCGCCTCCGATGCCCGCGCCACGCGTCTTGCCCAGCAGATGGCGTCGCGCCGGGTTTCACTCACCGCCATGTCGGGCCAGGCCAATGATGGCGAGCTCAAGGAGCTCAACCTGATTCTGAAGGCGGATGTTCAAGGCTCTGTGGAAGCCATCCTCGGATCGCTCGAACAGTTGCCCAAGGATGAGGTTCAGGTCCGCGTTCTGCTCTCCGCACCCGGCGAAGTCACGGAAACCGACGTGGATCTGGCCGCCGCATCCGGCGCTGTGATCGTGGGCTTCAACACATCCATGGCCTCAGGAGCCAAGAAGGCTGCCGATGCCACCGGGGTGGATGTCCGCGATTACGACGTGATCTACAAGCTGCTGGAAGACATCCAGATGGCGATGGAAGGTCTGCTGGAGCCGGAGCTGGTGGAGGAAGCCCTGGGCGAAGCCGAGGTGCGCGCCGTGTTCACCATCGGCAAGAGCGCCGTTGCGGGCTGTTATGTCACCACCGGCAAGTTGCATCGCAACTGCCGGGTGCGGGTGCACCGCGGCAAGCAGGTGGTCTACGAAGGCGACCTCGACTCCTTGCGCCGGAACAAGGACGACGTCAAGGAAGTGGCCACAGGCTTCGAGTGCGGTGTCGGCACCGATCGGTTCGCCAACTGGGAGGAAGGCGATCGTATTGAAGCCTTCAAGATGGTCACCCAGCGCCGCAAACTCACCACCTGA
- a CDS encoding DUF3493 domain-containing protein, translated as MSDNQRPKSSLDPALRERLLKESQTPWRGLRRLLWFALFASAGLGLFTMAFRASAGGSLALADVGIQGGALLLFSGLLWFDRERSGSSGE; from the coding sequence TTGTCCGATAATCAGCGCCCTAAATCCAGCCTGGACCCTGCGTTGCGGGAACGGTTGCTCAAAGAGTCACAGACTCCCTGGCGGGGTCTCCGGCGATTGCTCTGGTTCGCTCTTTTTGCGTCCGCCGGGCTCGGCCTGTTCACCATGGCCTTCCGTGCTTCCGCCGGCGGCAGTCTCGCCTTGGCCGATGTCGGGATCCAGGGCGGAGCTCTCCTCCTCTTCTCCGGGCTGCTCTGGTTCGACCGGGAGAGAAGCGGCAGTAGCGGCGAATGA
- a CDS encoding bestrophin family ion channel encodes MTRAILENQRRARSVILSSRGPVFETGSYGNPAATNQRDYWRVALQLVKRAKWDLGMLVLLSAVLIPLDLHLKDWLLSTKAVAVLGIAMSIFIGFRNTQAISRWWEARTLWGSVVNKSRLWADGLRGLLNEQQWHSSRTQHLVQLQVAIVWQLNFQLRNFWYPDLHSMRQQLLLQLGLPANSTVRSLSVHRVTAIQQLAEEQWISERGRIHLLEISDAMTDAVGGLERIRNTPIPPPYDLFVRVINWVFGTQLLLSFKSQGSPTTGILLFLGFLIAERIGAYVEGPFDQDGSSFSMPLNTLSVGISEDLMPGELDYGRYRPSRNPVFWD; translated from the coding sequence ATGACAAGGGCAATACTTGAAAACCAGCGCCGTGCACGTTCTGTGATCCTTTCCTCAAGAGGCCCGGTCTTCGAAACAGGCAGCTACGGGAACCCAGCCGCCACCAACCAACGCGACTACTGGCGGGTGGCGTTGCAGCTGGTGAAACGGGCGAAATGGGATTTAGGGATGTTGGTGCTGTTGAGTGCCGTGCTGATCCCGCTCGATCTTCACCTCAAAGACTGGTTGCTGAGCACAAAGGCCGTGGCTGTTCTGGGCATCGCCATGTCGATCTTCATCGGTTTCCGCAACACGCAGGCCATCAGCCGTTGGTGGGAGGCACGAACCCTATGGGGATCCGTTGTGAACAAAAGCCGCCTCTGGGCAGACGGCCTGCGCGGGTTGCTGAACGAGCAGCAATGGCACAGTTCACGAACGCAGCACTTGGTGCAGCTTCAGGTTGCCATCGTCTGGCAACTGAATTTTCAGTTGCGCAACTTCTGGTACCCCGATCTCCATTCGATGCGTCAACAGCTGCTGCTGCAGCTTGGCCTCCCTGCCAACAGCACGGTTCGCAGCCTGTCGGTTCATCGGGTGACAGCTATTCAGCAACTGGCTGAGGAGCAGTGGATCAGCGAGCGGGGCCGCATCCACTTGCTGGAGATCAGTGATGCGATGACCGACGCCGTTGGTGGTCTCGAACGCATCCGCAATACCCCCATACCACCGCCGTACGACCTCTTTGTTCGGGTGATCAATTGGGTGTTCGGAACGCAGTTGCTGCTTTCCTTCAAAAGCCAGGGTTCACCAACCACTGGAATCCTCCTCTTTTTGGGATTCCTGATTGCCGAGCGGATTGGCGCCTACGTGGAAGGGCCCTTCGATCAGGACGGCAGCAGCTTTTCGATGCCACTGAATACGCTCAGTGTGGGAATCAGTGAAGATCTGATGCCAGGCGAACTCGACTACGGCAGGTATCGTCCAAGCCGAAATCCTGTGTTCTGGGATTGA
- a CDS encoding succinate dehydrogenase cytochrome b subunit, translating into MQDPTLMRIGSALSGLLMVLFLVVHLAGLFPALIAPAQFELYATALHHQPWLPILEVSLATTAAVHLIFTAAKTLRNRRAGNTAVLRSRRGRPIEALASRSKVAAGVITLGFLTLHLQQLRWPRPVDGLEREVLMKVLHQPTSLLVYGLGSLAIGLHLLHGAEAAHRNLGFLTPVNGPSIRWGGRLLATVIGGGFLLISLGLALGEIA; encoded by the coding sequence ATGCAGGACCCAACCCTGATGCGCATCGGATCAGCCCTCAGTGGGTTGCTGATGGTGCTGTTCCTGGTGGTTCATCTGGCCGGTCTATTCCCCGCCCTGATCGCACCGGCGCAGTTCGAGCTGTACGCCACGGCCCTGCATCACCAGCCATGGCTTCCCATCCTGGAGGTCAGCTTGGCCACCACTGCAGCCGTTCATCTGATCTTCACCGCTGCCAAAACGCTGCGGAATCGTCGCGCTGGCAATACAGCTGTGCTGCGCAGCCGTCGCGGTCGACCGATCGAGGCGCTCGCCAGCCGTAGCAAAGTTGCTGCAGGAGTGATCACGCTCGGCTTCCTGACCCTGCACCTGCAACAACTCCGCTGGCCCCGCCCTGTTGATGGTCTCGAGAGAGAGGTGCTGATGAAGGTGCTGCATCAACCCACCAGCCTGCTGGTCTATGGCCTTGGCAGCCTGGCCATCGGGTTGCACCTGCTGCACGGTGCTGAAGCAGCTCACCGCAACCTCGGTTTCCTGACACCGGTCAACGGCCCCAGCATTCGCTGGGGAGGTCGCCTGCTGGCGACCGTGATCGGAGGAGGCTTCCTGCTGATCAGCCTTGGGCTGGCCCTTGGAGAAATTGCATGA
- a CDS encoding fumarate reductase/succinate dehydrogenase flavoprotein subunit, with protein sequence MTRGLPDPRIPSGPLADAWRRTREGLPLISPLRKGQMDVLVVGTGLAGASAAATLAQQGYRVKVLSFHDSPRRAHSVAAQGGINAARSVAVDGDSISRLFADTLKGGDFRAREAGCQRLAEISSGIIDQCVAQGVPFAREYGGSLATRSFGGALVSRTFYARGQTGQQLLYGAYQALMRQVELGRVQLLTRRDVLELITVDGVARGVVARHLLSGELEVHTARTVLLCTGGYSNVYFLSTNALKSNTSAIWQAHRKGALFANPCFTQIHPTCIPSGDVFQSKLTLMSESLRNDGRVWLPKHPDETRPPDAIPEKERDYFLERLYPTYGNMTPRDVASRRARELCNAGRGVGPGGRSVYLDLTDAIKAEGKGAIAARYGNLMTMYERISGDDPYSKPMRIYPAPHYTMGGLWVDYQLMSSIPGLFVLGEANYSEHGANRLGASALMQGLADGYFIAPSTVTAWLAGTPAEDVPTDHQACREALESTRTRINQLINNNGSTSVDSFHRELGSVMIDCCGISRHADGLREGLKQVKALEQRFDAEVRVPGDACGPNAELEKALRVKDFFGLAQLMLRDALAREESCGAHFREEHQSEDGEARRDDVNFAHIAAWEHNSGGVPTRHSEPLQFTALQPSTRSYK encoded by the coding sequence ATGACTCGAGGTTTGCCTGACCCAAGGATTCCCTCCGGTCCGCTCGCCGATGCCTGGCGACGCACCCGGGAGGGACTGCCTCTGATCAGCCCCTTACGCAAAGGGCAGATGGATGTGCTGGTTGTGGGCACAGGCCTGGCAGGCGCTTCTGCCGCTGCGACGCTTGCGCAGCAGGGCTACCGGGTCAAAGTGCTCAGCTTCCATGACAGTCCAAGGCGGGCTCATTCGGTGGCGGCCCAGGGCGGCATCAATGCCGCGCGTTCCGTGGCGGTCGATGGAGACAGCATCAGCCGCCTGTTCGCCGACACCCTCAAGGGGGGCGATTTCCGAGCGCGGGAAGCGGGGTGCCAGCGACTGGCGGAAATCAGCAGCGGCATCATCGACCAGTGCGTGGCCCAGGGGGTGCCGTTCGCGCGCGAATACGGCGGCAGCCTGGCCACCCGCAGTTTCGGCGGTGCGCTGGTGAGCCGCACCTTCTACGCCCGTGGGCAAACCGGCCAGCAATTGCTCTACGGCGCCTACCAGGCCTTGATGCGGCAGGTGGAGCTGGGTCGCGTCCAACTGCTCACCCGCCGGGATGTGCTCGAGCTGATCACCGTGGATGGAGTCGCCCGCGGGGTGGTGGCGCGCCATCTGCTGAGCGGTGAACTGGAGGTGCACACCGCCCGCACAGTTCTGCTCTGCACCGGTGGCTACAGCAACGTCTACTTCCTCTCCACCAATGCGCTGAAGTCCAACACCAGTGCGATCTGGCAAGCCCACAGGAAAGGTGCGCTGTTCGCCAATCCCTGCTTCACCCAGATTCATCCCACCTGCATACCCAGTGGCGATGTTTTCCAGAGCAAGCTGACGCTGATGAGCGAAAGCCTGCGTAACGACGGGCGGGTCTGGCTGCCGAAACATCCGGATGAGACACGTCCTCCCGATGCGATTCCGGAAAAGGAGCGCGACTACTTCCTGGAACGCCTGTATCCCACCTACGGCAACATGACGCCACGCGACGTCGCCTCCAGGCGGGCCAGGGAACTGTGCAACGCGGGGCGGGGCGTTGGCCCCGGGGGTCGATCGGTGTACCTCGACCTCACGGACGCCATCAAGGCCGAAGGCAAAGGCGCCATTGCTGCGCGCTACGGCAACTTGATGACGATGTATGAGCGGATCAGCGGCGACGACCCCTACAGCAAGCCGATGCGGATCTATCCAGCCCCCCACTACACGATGGGAGGCCTCTGGGTTGACTACCAGCTGATGAGTTCCATTCCGGGCCTCTTCGTGCTGGGAGAAGCGAATTACTCCGAACATGGCGCCAACCGGCTTGGCGCCAGCGCCCTGATGCAAGGACTCGCCGATGGCTACTTCATCGCACCCTCCACGGTCACGGCCTGGCTGGCGGGGACACCAGCGGAGGATGTCCCGACGGACCACCAGGCCTGCCGCGAGGCCCTGGAGAGCACGCGCACCCGAATCAACCAGTTGATCAACAACAACGGCAGCACTTCGGTGGACAGCTTCCACCGGGAGCTGGGGAGCGTGATGATCGACTGCTGCGGTATCAGTCGACATGCCGATGGTCTGCGGGAGGGGCTGAAGCAGGTGAAGGCGCTGGAACAGCGGTTCGATGCCGAGGTGCGGGTGCCCGGCGACGCCTGCGGCCCCAATGCCGAGCTGGAGAAAGCCCTACGGGTCAAAGACTTCTTCGGGCTGGCCCAACTGATGCTGCGGGATGCCCTGGCCCGTGAGGAATCGTGCGGGGCCCACTTCCGCGAAGAGCATCAGAGCGAAGACGGCGAAGCCCGGCGCGACGACGTCAACTTCGCCCACATCGCGGCCTGGGAGCACAACAGCGGCGGCGTGCCGACCCGCCACAGCGAACCACTGCAGTTCACCGCGCTGCAACCCAGCACCCGCAGCTACAAATGA
- a CDS encoding succinate dehydrogenase/fumarate reductase iron-sulfur subunit — protein sequence MKLTLRIWRQTSSDQPGEYQSHLLDDVSPNLSLLEALDQLNEQLISAGERPVSFDHDCREGICGSCGFLVNGQAHGPRAATSVCQLYLREFRDATVLTLDPWRARAFPPIQDLMVDRSAFDRLIAAGGYCSTGTGQAPDGNALPIGRDQATSAFSTATCIGCGACVASCRNASASLFVAAKLAHLGQLPQGQPERSRRADAMQRQMEAEGFGSCSSNLECEAVCPQEISADWISWMHREQRS from the coding sequence ATGAAACTCACCCTGCGCATCTGGCGGCAGACCAGCTCCGACCAACCCGGTGAATACCAGAGCCATCTGCTGGACGACGTCTCCCCCAACCTCTCCCTTCTGGAAGCTCTCGACCAGCTCAACGAACAACTGATCAGCGCTGGCGAGCGGCCGGTGAGCTTTGACCACGACTGCCGCGAAGGCATCTGCGGCAGCTGCGGCTTCCTGGTGAATGGGCAGGCCCATGGACCACGGGCCGCCACATCGGTGTGTCAGCTTTACCTGCGGGAATTCCGGGATGCCACGGTGTTGACGCTGGATCCCTGGAGAGCCCGGGCCTTTCCTCCAATCCAGGACCTCATGGTGGACCGCTCCGCCTTCGACCGATTGATCGCCGCCGGGGGGTACTGCTCCACAGGCACCGGCCAGGCCCCGGATGGCAACGCTCTACCTATCGGAAGGGATCAGGCCACCAGTGCCTTCAGCACAGCCACCTGCATCGGATGTGGTGCCTGCGTCGCCAGCTGCCGCAATGCCTCGGCGAGCCTGTTCGTTGCGGCGAAACTGGCACACCTGGGTCAGCTGCCGCAGGGGCAACCGGAACGGAGCCGCCGAGCCGACGCCATGCAACGCCAGATGGAAGCAGAGGGTTTCGGCAGCTGCAGCAGCAACCTCGAATGCGAGGCTGTCTGTCCGCAGGAGATTTCCGCAGACTGGATCAGCTGGATGCACCGCGAGCAGAGGAGCTGA
- a CDS encoding prohibitin family protein: MQAKPQPEQITKTVVGITTVFIGGIALLSTVFVVPAGEVGVMTTLGKVSNTPREPGLNLKIPFIQSAHNFSVRTQVIPEKFSTLTKDLQVIEATATVKYAVKPGEAPRIYSTIATDDSAIYARVIQPSLLKSLKSVFSKYELDTIATDWNNISTLVQESVSNELSKFDYVAVKGLDITGLKIAEEYRAAIEQKQIAQQQLLRAKTEVQIAEQEALKFQTLTKSLNDSVLYKLFLDKWDGKTKVVPPIRGGNTPPVIVGQ, encoded by the coding sequence ATGCAAGCCAAGCCTCAACCGGAGCAGATCACCAAAACAGTGGTCGGCATCACGACGGTCTTCATTGGTGGCATCGCCCTTTTATCAACAGTTTTCGTTGTTCCGGCTGGCGAAGTTGGTGTCATGACGACCCTTGGCAAAGTCTCCAATACCCCTCGGGAGCCTGGCCTGAACCTCAAGATTCCTTTTATTCAGTCGGCCCATAATTTCAGCGTCAGGACGCAGGTCATCCCCGAAAAATTTTCGACACTCACAAAAGACCTACAGGTAATCGAAGCCACAGCCACTGTGAAATATGCAGTCAAACCTGGAGAGGCACCCAGGATCTACAGCACAATCGCCACCGACGACTCTGCAATTTATGCAAGGGTCATTCAGCCATCACTGCTGAAATCGCTGAAGTCAGTTTTTTCGAAGTATGAACTCGACACTATTGCCACCGACTGGAACAACATTTCCACCCTTGTGCAAGAAAGCGTCTCCAATGAACTGAGCAAATTCGACTATGTGGCTGTCAAAGGCCTGGACATCACTGGCCTCAAGATCGCCGAGGAATACCGAGCGGCCATTGAACAGAAGCAAATCGCACAACAGCAACTTCTGCGCGCCAAAACAGAAGTTCAAATCGCCGAGCAAGAAGCTCTGAAGTTTCAGACCTTGACCAAGTCGCTGAATGACAGCGTTCTCTACAAGCTCTTCCTCGACAAGTGGGACGGAAAAACAAAGGTGGTTCCACCGATCCGAGGCGGAAATACACCGCCGGTGATTGTTGGGCAATAA